In Methanofastidiosum sp., the genomic stretch CCCCTTAGTCTTATTTGATGCCATTTAGTCAATAAATCAGAGGTAAGTCTCTTCGAATTTTGTTCATCTACTTCATTGGCCACTATACCAAAAACAGTAGTTACTAAATGATACACCCTAACATGCTCTGCCCTAGATTCTTTAGATAGCCCGTCAGCAATTTTCCATGTAGGATGTGCGACATTAATTGTTATACTTTTACTAAGTGGATCTACCCATCCTTCGGATAAGTTATCTGGTCTATCGTCATAGCTAATGCTAATTCCACCTTTGACTGTTCTTCTAATTCGTTCTATAGGAGTGTCGCCATCATCTTTATTTTCAACAATCCCTTCTTTTTCTTCATCATCACCGATTGTGATGATTCCACCACCATGATGACTTCCTCCAATCGTTCCCCTTGTTGTTTGTCCACCAGTAGCAATATTTCCTAATGATCCACCTTCATTTGATTTAATAGAAGTTTGTTTAGATATCAGATTTTGGAATAATTTGTCCGTGATATCATTAAACTCAGGCATTTTTAAAACATCGTTTATTGTTGATTCAACATCTTTATACAGTTTATCAATATCATCAACAGTAGTTTTTGGTTTTTGTATTGCTCCTACCTCTTGAAGCCATTTACCAAAAATACCCCCTACTTTATTATGATAATGTTTCCAGAGCATAGAAGTTTTATCGAAATCTGATTTAGAAGTTCTTAGCACTCCAATCAAATAATCAGATTTACATATGCCAGTTATACACTCTCCACATGAAGGATAAAGATTAAACCAAAAATTAGTCAATACTGTTTTCCCATGAACAACGACACTAATCCCTTGATATTTTTCAGGTAACTTATCTTTAGTTTTATATACATATAGTATAGGATAATTATTTCCGATTTTAGTAGTAATTTTTTTAGTGGATTCTATATCCTCTTTTTTAGGCGCCCAACCTTCAATTAGTTTATCATTAACATATACTTTTTTAACATTATAATGTCCTAAAAGGATAGTATTGTAATTATCCAATAACGCATTCTCAACAAATTCTTGATTAAAGTTTTTTTTGTCTTCTGGATGTTTTATTTTAACTTCTACATAAGTTCCATTTGATTTTAATTTATTAGAAGTTTCAATAATCTTCCATTCAGGTATTTTTTCAATGAATTGCCAAAATGAAGCTCCTTTGAATTTTTCAGATTTCGTTTCAGTTATAATATATTCCGCTCTGTCTAAATAAGTTTTTGCACCGACTCCTGCAAATCCAATTCCCTCACCTTTAGTTTTTGTTAATGATGCGATGTTGTGATATTGAGAAAACTGAAATTCATTCATTCCACAACCATTATCTATTACAATGAATTTATCTTTTTCAATGCATATTCTAATTTCTGTAGCCTTCGCGTCTATTGAATTGGCAAATGTTTCAACAATTAAGGCAGTGAGTGGATCGTAGGGAAATTGATCTCTAAAATCTATTATTAATTTTTTCCAATCACTTATCATGGACTGACGTATTTCTCCAACTTTCCAATTTTGACTCATTATAATCCCCAAAATTATTTTAAATTACAATCGATTTATTATCATTTTTCATATATAAGGATATGGAAAAAAATATGGGAAATAGAGAAAAAAATTTCTTTTCCATTGGAAAATTCACAAGCAATCATATTTATTACTCCTTGGAAACTTCTTCCCATGATTTCATAGAAAGAGCCTCTTCCTCTTCCATTCTTCGCTCGTGCTGCTTTCTTGATTCCTCTATTTTTCGTCTCCTCTGTTCTTCATTCGCCAGGTATTGTTTGTAGCCATCAGGATCTAGCTCTGTGTAAATCTCCTTGAAATCTAGAGGGTATTGATCCTTTTTTGATTCATAACTCATGCCTGCAATATAGTTAAGCTTTTCGCCTGATATCGCCCGCTCAAGAAACATCAGATCCTGAATATACTTGGCATTCTCATCATTATACTCCAATCCTTTCAGTTTGTTTCTAACATATCCAGTTTTAATATTCTTAAAATCTGTCATTCACTCATCCTCATGCATCCTACTCACAATCTGATTTCTGACTTCATCCAAATTATTTCGATTTTTCTTTATATTAAATTGAATCATCTTAATCTCATCCTCAATACTCATAATCTGCTCCTTGATTGACTTTATTTCTTCTTCTTTTAGACCACCTGCTTCAGATTCCTTTAATCTTTGTTCTTTTAATTCAAATTTGGCCCTTAGCATTTCTAACTGTTTCTCCCTCTTCATCATTTCATGGATTAGCTGCCTCTCCATTATATGTAGGTCCTCACTGGGGTCATTTTGGATTTCAATCATTTTGAAATTTTTTATCCACGGTTCGTAGGAGTACCCATCAGAGGAAAGCGATGTTATTATTATTTGCTCTTTTCTATCCAAAAGGTATTTCAAGAAAACAACACTTGCATCGTGATCAAGTCTTTCAAGTCCCTCATCAATCAAGATACACCCCCCATTCAAATTGATTCTTTCCCCGTAGACTTCACAGGTAAGTTTGTCTATCTGGTTAAAGGTGATTTTTATCTCCTCAGGCCCACCAAGGTAGTCCTCATAGGAGAAATCCTTTAGGCTATGGCTATTATCAAAGAACAGGAGGATGGATCTTACAATTGTAGTTTTCCCAGATGCAGTGCCCCCTACCATCATGTTATTCTGCTCAAAATCGATATCTATTTTTTTTAGAAATCTGTGATTGTCTATTTTTATTTTACTTATCTTGAAAGGTATCCTGTATGCAAGCCCCTTCTTTCTAAGATTCTCAAGGTATTTTGACGGATCAAACCTCTTGTTGTATCCGTTTATATTCAATTTTGTCTTGATGGCCTCCTCTGCAAGCTCTGATATATTGAAATTCATCTCTTTTGCCAGCTCCACTAGATTCTCATCAAGGTAGAGCAGGGTATTTTTCTTAGTTGATTTAGATTTCTTATCCATACTTTACATATGGACATATGGATATTTAAGGTTATCTGTTTATAAAAATTAAATTCAGGCATAGAGCTAAAAATTAGTAACATAGCATCAATCCAATATATCAGAAATTGGCTTATGCCCTTAACTACTTTTGATTTATCTCCTGAAGAACTGAAATCTCAAACTTGAGGCGATTTATCTCTGCATTCAAGGAGTCAATCCTTATATTCTGATCCAATATCGTTCCGTTTTTTGAAATGACTAAATCGTTTAGTCTTAGATTATCCTCTGAAAGCCTTCTATACGAATCCTTTAGAGCCTCAGCCTCTGAATCTGTCAGGCTGCATCCACCTATCTTGACAGTAGGCTTTTGGGCAGGCTGTTCTGAACTGCTCTGGGTAGTTGTGGTAGGTGTATAGCTATTTTGAGAGGGGTTTGCTATCGCGCTACCGACAAAAAGCCCTATTATAAATCCAATTAACATTAGAATCACAGCTATTTTAGTTATGTCATTAGTTGCCTCCATAATCACGCCCATTGAAAAGACCTCCCTACAATATCTTCACTATTGTTTTGTATTTGTCCTTTATAAAAATATGGAAAAATATCAAAAGAAAAAAGTAAGGCCAGTTATTTCCTGTATTCAACTGCCCCGCCGATTGCCGCACCCATTGCAATACCAATACCTATGCCAATAGATAATCCAATTGCAATGTCTTTAATTAAAATCCCGACTATAACTCCAAGGACAGCACCCGCTCCAAATCCAATAGAAACGCCCAGCGCCATCCTGTTCTTCTTTTCTTCCATAGGCAATATTAAAAATAATTATTATTTAAATCTTTCATTTTTCTTTTGGCCCTAAAAATAACTACTTTACCCCGGTAAAGATGAAATACCCAAATGAATCTCCTTCCAGCGCCTTCTGGAACTTCTTAACAAACTTTAGCATCGGGCCCAACTTCCGCCTAAGCTCTCTGTTTACCGCCATATGGTAAAGCACTCTAATCGAGATCATTATCTTCTCAGCAAAGGAATATTCCCTTACAAAAATATCTTCATAGTAGTCATTTATCTTGATATCATTAAATCCAGCTTCTTTGAATATATTCTCCCATTCATTAAGAGTTCTGATATCAGTTTCTGGCCCAATAATATTGGACATGATCATGATATTCTTCATCTCTTGATAAAATTCAGAGTCTAAAGATTCATTAGTGAAAAGATCAAGTGTGGCAACTTTTCCGCCTTTTTTTAGAACTCTTTTATAATCCTTCAAAACCATTACAGGGTCGCTGACTAATGCTGTTATTGCCTCCCCATAGACTATATCAAAGGAATTATCGACAAATGGAAGGCTCTCAGCACTTGCCCTCTCAAAACTAACATTTTTTAGATTTAATTTTTCTGACTCTTCCCTAGCGAGCTCTATAAGTATCTCAGATAGATCCACACCGACAATTTCACAATCGAACTTTTGGGCCACATGCCTTGTGATATAACCTGTTGAGCATCCAACTTCCAATATCCTTGGCCTTTCCATATCTTTGATATTAAGTAGCTCCAGTAATCTATCAGTTCCCTTCCAGCCACCAAATGTTGGCGAGGTCATAGCCCCGATGTAACCCTGAAACTCGTAGAGCCCAATCTTTCCAATTTCCTCGTTAGTTAACTTTCTCATTCCAACATAATAATGGAATTTATCATATAAATAGGTAATCTAAATTTTGCACTAAAAATAAATCCTATTAAAAAAATACCCGATTTTGTTTAATAAGAAGTGATCATATTAAAGGATCCTTTTGCATTCCCAACTTCTGTTAAAAGAAAAGGCCAGATCTAAAGATGAACTCTTAATATACGTCAATTTTATATATTCTTTATTAGTAATTAGAATGTATGAAGCTAACAGTTATTTTGGAACCTCAGGAAGAAGGAGGATTCACTGTTTATGTTCCGTCTCTTCCCGGGTGCATCTCTCAAGGAGAAACAAAAACTGAAGCGTTAGATAATATCAAAGAGGCCATAGAACTATACTTGGAGCCGGATGTAAATGAGCTTGTGGAATATTCCGGAGAAAGGCTCGAAGTGGCTATATGAACTCTGCTGTCCTTTCAGGCTTAGAAGTTATCAAAATTCTAAAAAAGGCAGGATTTATTGCAGTAAGGCAAAAAGGCTCCCATGTTAGACTTGAGAAACTAGGCGAAAATGGGCTTATCAAAGTCACGGTCCCACTTCACAAGGAACTTAAAAAAGGGACATTGTTAAAAATCATCAAAGATTCTGGATTAACACAGGAAGAGTTTGAACAGTATAGATAGTTTTTCTTATTAAAGGATCCTTTAAGATTCCCAACTTCTATTAAAAGACAGGGTCATTTTCTTTAATATGATCTGGCCTTAAAAATAGAGCAAAGATTTAAATGAGATAAGAATTATTGATAAATAGTATAATGGTGAAAACTATGAGAAAAATAATATCTTTATTGGTTAGCTTGTTATTTGTTGGAAGCACCTTTGGGGTGGCATCAATAACTGCCAGCGCCGTTGATCCAGACATTGAATGCTCTTCATGTGATGGTTCAGCTCCATGCCTATGTGAAGGGTCCTCTTATGGGATTAGTATGGGGACAGTTAAGGTTGGGGAAACATTTACCATTACTCATAACAAACGAGAGTCATATTGGCAATGGATAAAAGTCGATGATTCTACACGTACGGATATTTGGTATAATGAAATCGTTCCGAATGGACTTCCAGTTCGTTTGGGCCTTGTAGAACTAATAGACTTTAGAGCATATTATACTGATGGGTCATCATATAATTACAAAGAAGCGCCCAAAAAAGGAATCGGCGTTCTTGATCACACAGTATACACATTTAGGACAGTTCGCCCCGGTACAGTGTATTTCACATTCAAATGCAATCCCCGAGAAGAGCCATGTAGTTGCTGTGATAGGGTAGTCCCAGTCGAAATAACTCCAAAATCACATCCAATCGACTGGATACTGAGGAAGTTCGGGCTTGGCAAATTCAAAGAATAAATTTATTTTTTATATTACAATCTTTTCTAATCAATTATTTTTTTTTACCGGTAAATTTAGAAGATAAATCTTCATTAGGAAAGTGATTATAATGGATTGCGTATTGTGTAAGAAACCAATTGAGAAGTATAATGCAAAATTAAATCAGTTAAAGATTGATGAATCTAATAGGGTAGAGATATGTTCAGATTGCATTGATAAATTTCTCAACTGGCAAAAGACCATATTTGCAACTCTTTTCCCCACAAAGGCAGCCAAGAAGTGGGCCAGTAAGAAATGAACTTATGAAAAATTCTATAGTGCCCTATTTTGACTTTGAATCTCTCTTCTTCCCTTCACGATTGCACCCATAATGGTCATATCCGTCCCTATCATAGCCATCCTTGTCAAAGCCGCTGTACGCATATTTTGTCCCGTTTCTGTGAAGGCCGTTCCTATCAAATCCATTTTTGTCATAACCCTCTTTGTCAAAGCCTTCTTTGTCCCGGCCGAATCTGTCATATCCGCTTCTGTTATACCCTGCCCCATCAAATCCCTTGTCATCATATCCGTCTTTGTCAATATTCTGAAAGTTAAATTTCCTGCCTGTGTATCTATGGATCCCCTGTTTGTTGAAGTCACTTTTATCAAAGCCCGCTTTGGAATATCCAGATCTGTTGTAGCCCTCTCTGTCATAGCCAAGCTTATCATAGCCTTCCAAGTCATAGCCATGCTTGTCAAAGCCGTCTTTAGAATAGCCGCCGCTATCAAAAACTTCTGTATCAGAAATAGTCTCTAGATAAACATTGCATATAGGGCATTTTTCTATTTCCTTGACAAATTTAATCCCGCAGCTTGGGCATTTTTTGCCTAAAATATCGGACATGTTAGATCATTCTCTTAATAATTGCAATGGCAATTTGATATAAATTTCTTGTTATAGAGCACGAAAAAGTTGGCCCTAAAAATAAATCCTATTAAAAAAATACCGTGTTTTGTTTAATAAGAAGGATTCTTATTAAAGGATCCGTTAATATCTCCAACTTCTATTAAAAGAAAAGGCCTTTTTCTTTAATAGAAACTACTCCTATTAAAGAAATAATAGAAAATTTTAAATAGAATGGCCGCCTATATTAATATGTGGAAGAAGAATACTATAAAGATGCATTTGGTAAAATAGAGGCGGCAAAGGGTGAGGCCGGTAAAGAATACAACGTATTTATACCAAATCCCTTGCCCCCTAAGATTGAGTTTGACCAGGAGCTCGTCTTGATACTGTCAAAGGCTGAAGAGAAGCTAGGAAAGCTATCTGGTGTTGGTTTATCTCTTCCAAGCCCTAATCTACTGATCATTCCCTACCTTAGAAAAGAAGCTATAATGAGTACAAGAATAGAAGGTACAAGAATCTCTCTGCAGGAAGTATTGCTTTCAGAGACTAAAGAGGGGGAAGAAAAGACGCCTGATGCGAAAGAGGTAATAAATTACATCAACACGGTAAACTATGCTTTAAAACATGTTGAAGATAATCAGATTGATTTAAGCCTTATAAAAAAGATGCACAAAATACTGATGGGGGGCGTAAGAGGGGATGAGAAGTCTCCTGGAAAATTTAGAGATGTGCAGAACTGGATTGGATCAGAATTTTCTAACGTATCAGACGCCATCTTTGTTCCGCCAAATCCCGAAGCCGTTCCAAAATTGATGGATGACCTAATAGATTACCTAAATACGGAGCACAATATTCCAGTTCTAGTAAGATGCGCATTGATGCATTACCAGTTTGAGACCATCCACCCATTCTGTGATGGCAATGGCAGGATAGGGCGAAGCCTGATATCAGTTTATTTGTGCAAAAAGAAGAAGATAATAAAACCATTACTATATATCAGTGAATTTTTTGAAAAGTATAGGCTTAATTACAATGAACTCTTGCTTAAAACTGGGCAGACGGGAAAATTTGAAGAGTGGATCAAATTCTTCTTAAAGGCCATTGAAGTTCAATCTGAAGATGCCCTGTTAAGGGCGCATAAACTCCTTCTGCTAAGAGAATCTTATAGGAAGCGGATACAAAATGAAACACAGACCTCTGAGATTCTAAACATAATAGACTACTTGTTTTCTAATCCATTTGTTACAGTTGCTAAGGCTGGAAAGGTATCGGCCGTTACCTATCCCACAGCAAAGAGGTATATCGATAAATTAATCAAATATGGAATATTAAAGGAAACAAAACATCTGCAGAGAGAAAGAACTTATGTTGCCCATGAGATCTACGAGATAATAAAAGAGATTTAAAACTATAAAGTTGTTCTAATTTTAAAGTAACTTGGCCCTAAAAATATATCCTATTAAAAAAATACCGTGTTTTGTTTAATAATAAGTGATCATATTAAAGGGCCCGTTAATCTCCTCAACTTCTATTAAAAGATAGGGCCAATTCGTTTTAATGGAATCTGGCCCTAAAAATAAGGTCTGATTGCTTTCTGGTAATCGATTTGGAAACTCCAAATGAAAGAAAGGGGTATAAAAATAAGGCCAAAAAGAAAGCGTGGCCCATATCAAAAGAAATAAAAGTCAATTACGTCTTTAATAATAGAACATAAACTTTACAGGAGATAAAAATATGTCAGTTACTGATGAGCTAAAGAATATAGTTTCAGGAATACCTGCAAAAATCAGCGAGAAAAAGGGAATTTATGGATTTGAAGTGCAGTTAGCTGAAAGGAAGGCATTTCTAGCTAAACAAAAGTTAATTTATTCAGCAAAGTTTAGAGTCGATGAGCAGAATAAGGAAGTTAGATTCACTGAAATGCTAAAAGAATCAGGGGCAGGGATGTCGTCTGGTGGCATTGACAGTGGAATGAGCCCTGGATTTGGTTTCAAGAAAGAATCTTACAACACAATGTCTGGTGCAAGAGAGGGAACAATAGAAGAACAGTCTAATCTTTTTGGAAAAAAATATGAATATAAATTTGACTATGGGGCTATCAGAAAAAAATTTGAATCGAAGGCAACAGAACACGGATATAAATTTACCTACAAAGTTACAAGCGTCGGATTGTAGCAAGAGAAGATTAATTTATTTTTTATATTTCAACTTAGAATAACTGGCGCTAAAAATAAGGCCAATTCCTTTTCTATATATTTAAATATGAGAATAACAAATCTTTAGTAATTGATGGTGTTTTAATTGAAATCTGATTTACTTACTGAATTAAACTCCCAACAGAGGAAGGCCGTTGAATCAACAGAAGGGCCAATACTAATCATTGCCGGTGCTGGTAGCGGAAAAACTGGCGTTATAACAAAAAAGATTGCCTACCTCGTAGAGTCAGGGATACCTCAGGAGAATATTCTGGCTCTGACATTTACAGACAAAGCTGCAGCTGAGATGCTTGACAGGGTGAACAAGCTTGTTGGCTCGACAGAGGATATAATCATAACAACATTCCACTCATTTTGCAAAGAGTTAATTGAAGATAATATCTTAGAACTCAAAATGAACTCCCCACTAAAGGTCATAGAGGATACGGCGCAACTAGTGTGGTTTATCAAAAACATAGATTCGTTCAATCTTGAATTCATCAAAGTCGGGTTTAAGCCCGTCACTTTAGTTGAAGAGCTAAGAAAGATTATCTCAAAGTTTAAGGATGAGTTTGTTACAATTGAAAAGCTTGAAAATTATATCGAAAACAAATCAGAAGAAAAACTAGACCTTGAAAACTACGAGCGACTTGAAACTCTAAAGGATATCCTAAAGGCCTACAAATTCTATGAGGATTACAAGGCGAAAAATAATCTCGTGGATTTCGGGGACATGCTTACAAAAATCTATGAGCTTTTTAAAACTAGACCAACTATCCTAAAAAAGTACCAGGAGAGGTTTAAGTACATACTCATAGATGAGTTCCAGGATACAAACTTCATCCAGCTTCAAATTGTAAATCTTATAGCAGGAAAACACCAGAATCTCACAGTCGTTGGTGACGATGACCAGAGCATATACCGGTTTAGGGGTGCATACCTCACAAACATCTCTGAGTTTAGGCAAACTTACCCCTCCCATCAAGAAATCGTCCTGGAGCAGAACTACCGAAGCACCAAGAAAATCTTGAGCGTTTCAAACAAATTAATATCGAACAAGCCTGATAGATTTGTGAAGAAGCTTTTCACAGAAAATGAGGAGGGTGAAAAGGTAACGGTGGCCCGGCTTGAAAATGAAGAGGAGCAGTCGCACTTCACATTAAATCAAGTTGAAACTCTTTTGAAGGACCATGACTATAAGGACATTGCCATCCTAGTTAGAAGGAAAAAGGATGCGCAGCCAATAATAGACACATTTGACAAGCACAAGATGCCCTACGAGTTTGTCGGGAACTCTGATTTCTTCAGAGAGCCGCTGATAAAGGATGTCGTCTCATTTATCAAAATCGCATCAAAACCTATTGAGTCAAACATTGAGATAGCAAGGGTCCTGCAAAGAAAGCAGAGCTCGATAAGACCAGTTGAAGTAACTAGATTCACAAGGTATGCCTACAAGAACAAGTTAAGCCTATATGAAGCGTTTGATAAGATTAAAGAAATAGATATAGAACAGGAAAAGTTTAATCACATAAAAGAAAAGCTAAACTTGATAGTATCACAAAAAAAGGTCCTTAATCTTCCTGAGTTAATTTACAAGATCCTCTTTGATATTGATTTTTACAGGTATGAGTTAAGCCTTAATAACAAGAGGAACATATCGCTTCTAAATCAGTTCTATAAGTTCACAGTTGACTACTATAATCTTTACAGGGATAGCGAGCTAGAAGATTTTATTGATTTTATTAATTACGCATCAAACTTTGAGATAAAGACCGAGACTGGAGAGGAAAATAACGTCATCCAGATCATGACTATACACACTGCAAAGGGCAAGGAATTCCCGGTCGTCATTGTCCCAGACCTTGTGAGCGGCAAGCTTCCAACAAGATATAGGAGTGACAAGTTTGAAATTCCAAGAGAGCTACTAAACGGAGCAGAGAGCGAGTTTGATGAGAGGGAGCTGCACCTGCAAGAAGAGCGGCGCCTGTTCTATGTTTCTATGACCCGTGCTATGAAAAAGCTTTTTATAACATATGCCAATAGGTACGGCGATAACAAACGTGATTCAAAAGCAAGCCAGTTTCTTGAGGAAATAGAATATACAAAAAATCCCGATATAAATTTCCTGACTCCAAAGACAGATCCCATCTCAATAAAGGAAGATTCGGTCAAGGGGTTAATAAGGCAGAACTATATCGGTGAGATAATATCGGATCTCCATAGAAAGGATTACAGAGGGATTATACCAAAGCTCATGCTCCTAGAAAAGCTAGAGGGGAATGATCACAAATCAATTGTCCAAAATCTAAAGGAGCTTGACTACGATGCGATACTAAAGCAGATAGAGGATGGCGAGATAAAAAAGGAAAAGATTATAGAAGAGGAGCTGACATTTTCAGCCTCACAGTTTAACACCTATAAGAGGTGCCCAAGGATTTACAAGTATAACTATGTATACAGGATCCCTACACTCCCAAAGCCTTACTTTGATTTAGGTGGCACTGTCCACAGCGTCATTGAGGAGCTCTCTAAAAAAATAATGGAAGGGGAATCCATAGATCTAGAGCTTGCAATAAAATACCTTGATGCCTTCTGGAAGAGCAGCGGGTATTCAACAGAGCTAGAGGAAAAGCAGGCAAAGAAAGATGCGATTGATATTTTAGAGATATTTCTTAGAGAGCAGGAAAAGATGGATACAAAGATAGTTGAAACAGAAAAAAGATTTACAATAAAGCTTGATGAATACAGCATAAACGGGGTTATTGATAGAGTTGATAAGGATGGAAATGAGTACATAATCTGGGACTATAAGACCTCTAAGACCCCTATTTCAGAAAGCGATCTAAGACGAGACATTCAGCTTTTAACTTACGACATGGCAGTAAAAGAGCTTTTTGGGAAGAGGCCAAAACAGGTGGGGCTATGGTATTTACGGCAAAACAAGAAGGTCGCTATTCAACCAAAGGATGAGGATATTGAAAAGATAAAACAAGAACTCCTTGAGACAATAAACAGGATAATGAATGAGGAATTTGATCCAAAGGCAGGCTGGGAGTGCTACAACTGTGACTATGCTCTACTGTGCGATCTTAAGGAGAAGAGTGTATGACGTATCTTTTCATTGACACAGAGACTACCG encodes the following:
- a CDS encoding ATP-binding protein gives rise to the protein MDKKSKSTKKNTLLYLDENLVELAKEMNFNISELAEEAIKTKLNINGYNKRFDPSKYLENLRKKGLAYRIPFKISKIKIDNHRFLKKIDIDFEQNNMMVGGTASGKTTIVRSILLFFDNSHSLKDFSYEDYLGGPEEIKITFNQIDKLTCEVYGERINLNGGCILIDEGLERLDHDASVVFLKYLLDRKEQIIITSLSSDGYSYEPWIKNFKMIEIQNDPSEDLHIMERQLIHEMMKREKQLEMLRAKFELKEQRLKESEAGGLKEEEIKSIKEQIMSIEDEIKMIQFNIKKNRNNLDEVRNQIVSRMHEDE
- a CDS encoding methyltransferase domain-containing protein; its protein translation is MRKLTNEEIGKIGLYEFQGYIGAMTSPTFGGWKGTDRLLELLNIKDMERPRILEVGCSTGYITRHVAQKFDCEIVGVDLSEILIELAREESEKLNLKNVSFERASAESLPFVDNSFDIVYGEAITALVSDPVMVLKDYKRVLKKGGKVATLDLFTNESLDSEFYQEMKNIMIMSNIIGPETDIRTLNEWENIFKEAGFNDIKINDYYEDIFVREYSFAEKIMISIRVLYHMAVNRELRRKLGPMLKFVKKFQKALEGDSFGYFIFTGVK
- a CDS encoding ATP-binding protein codes for the protein MSQNWKVGEIRQSMISDWKKLIIDFRDQFPYDPLTALIVETFANSIDAKATEIRICIEKDKFIVIDNGCGMNEFQFSQYHNIASLTKTKGEGIGFAGVGAKTYLDRAEYIITETKSEKFKGASFWQFIEKIPEWKIIETSNKLKSNGTYVEVKIKHPEDKKNFNQEFVENALLDNYNTILLGHYNVKKVYVNDKLIEGWAPKKEDIESTKKITTKIGNNYPILYVYKTKDKLPEKYQGISVVVHGKTVLTNFWFNLYPSCGECITGICKSDYLIGVLRTSKSDFDKTSMLWKHYHNKVGGIFGKWLQEVGAIQKPKTTVDDIDKLYKDVESTINDVLKMPEFNDITDKLFQNLISKQTSIKSNEGGSLGNIATGGQTTRGTIGGSHHGGGIITIGDDEEKEGIVENKDDGDTPIERIRRTVKGGISISYDDRPDNLSEGWVDPLSKSITINVAHPTWKIADGLSKESRAEHVRVYHLVTTVFGIVANEVDEQNSKRLTSDLLTKWHQIRLRGQTA
- a CDS encoding type II toxin-antitoxin system HicA family toxin, which codes for MNSAVLSGLEVIKILKKAGFIAVRQKGSHVRLEKLGENGLIKVTVPLHKELKKGTLLKIIKDSGLTQEEFEQYR
- a CDS encoding type II toxin-antitoxin system HicB family antitoxin, whose protein sequence is MKLTVILEPQEEGGFTVYVPSLPGCISQGETKTEALDNIKEAIELYLEPDVNELVEYSGERLEVAI
- a CDS encoding ATP-dependent helicase, coding for MKSDLLTELNSQQRKAVESTEGPILIIAGAGSGKTGVITKKIAYLVESGIPQENILALTFTDKAAAEMLDRVNKLVGSTEDIIITTFHSFCKELIEDNILELKMNSPLKVIEDTAQLVWFIKNIDSFNLEFIKVGFKPVTLVEELRKIISKFKDEFVTIEKLENYIENKSEEKLDLENYERLETLKDILKAYKFYEDYKAKNNLVDFGDMLTKIYELFKTRPTILKKYQERFKYILIDEFQDTNFIQLQIVNLIAGKHQNLTVVGDDDQSIYRFRGAYLTNISEFRQTYPSHQEIVLEQNYRSTKKILSVSNKLISNKPDRFVKKLFTENEEGEKVTVARLENEEEQSHFTLNQVETLLKDHDYKDIAILVRRKKDAQPIIDTFDKHKMPYEFVGNSDFFREPLIKDVVSFIKIASKPIESNIEIARVLQRKQSSIRPVEVTRFTRYAYKNKLSLYEAFDKIKEIDIEQEKFNHIKEKLNLIVSQKKVLNLPELIYKILFDIDFYRYELSLNNKRNISLLNQFYKFTVDYYNLYRDSELEDFIDFINYASNFEIKTETGEENNVIQIMTIHTAKGKEFPVVIVPDLVSGKLPTRYRSDKFEIPRELLNGAESEFDERELHLQEERRLFYVSMTRAMKKLFITYANRYGDNKRDSKASQFLEEIEYTKNPDINFLTPKTDPISIKEDSVKGLIRQNYIGEIISDLHRKDYRGIIPKLMLLEKLEGNDHKSIVQNLKELDYDAILKQIEDGEIKKEKIIEEELTFSASQFNTYKRCPRIYKYNYVYRIPTLPKPYFDLGGTVHSVIEELSKKIMEGESIDLELAIKYLDAFWKSSGYSTELEEKQAKKDAIDILEIFLREQEKMDTKIVETEKRFTIKLDEYSINGVIDRVDKDGNEYIIWDYKTSKTPISESDLRRDIQLLTYDMAVKELFGKRPKQVGLWYLRQNKKVAIQPKDEDIEKIKQELLETINRIMNEEFDPKAGWECYNCDYALLCDLKEKSV
- a CDS encoding Fic family protein, producing the protein MEEEYYKDAFGKIEAAKGEAGKEYNVFIPNPLPPKIEFDQELVLILSKAEEKLGKLSGVGLSLPSPNLLIIPYLRKEAIMSTRIEGTRISLQEVLLSETKEGEEKTPDAKEVINYINTVNYALKHVEDNQIDLSLIKKMHKILMGGVRGDEKSPGKFRDVQNWIGSEFSNVSDAIFVPPNPEAVPKLMDDLIDYLNTEHNIPVLVRCALMHYQFETIHPFCDGNGRIGRSLISVYLCKKKKIIKPLLYISEFFEKYRLNYNELLLKTGQTGKFEEWIKFFLKAIEVQSEDALLRAHKLLLLRESYRKRIQNETQTSEILNIIDYLFSNPFVTVAKAGKVSAVTYPTAKRYIDKLIKYGILKETKHLQRERTYVAHEIYEIIKEI